Proteins encoded within one genomic window of Bacillus thuringiensis:
- a CDS encoding acyl-CoA synthetase, with protein sequence MGITKEYKKHASLQPNKIAIKENDRVLTYKEWFESVCKVASWLNEIESKNKTIVIVLENRIEFLQLFAGAAMAGWVCVPLDIKWKQDELKDRIAISNPDVIVTERYKVNDLPNEEGRVIEIDEWKRMIENYLPTYNPVESVQNAPFYMGFTSGSTGKAKAFLRAQQSWVHSFDCNIHDFHMKEEDSILIAGTLVHSLFLYGAISALYVGQTVHIMRKFIPKQVLDKLEMEHISVMYTVPTMLESLYKEKRVIENDMKIISSGAKWEAEAKGKVKHIFPVAKKYEFYGASELSFVTALVDEESERKPNSVGKPCHNVQVRICNEAGEEVPKGEIGTVYVNSDQFFMGYILDKVLVPELTADGWMTVRDVGYEDEEGFIYIVGREKNMILFGGINIFPEEIESVLHEHPAVDEIVVVGVKDSYWGEKPVAIVKGSATRQQLISFCLQRLSSFKIPKEWHFVDEIPYTDSGKIARIAAKNMIENREKIYE encoded by the coding sequence ATGGGGATTACAAAAGAATATAAAAAGCATGCCTCTTTACAACCAAATAAAATAGCGATAAAGGAAAATGATCGAGTTTTAACATATAAAGAGTGGTTTGAGTCAGTGTGTAAAGTAGCAAGCTGGTTGAATGAAATAGAATCGAAGAATAAAACGATAGTAATTGTATTAGAAAATCGTATAGAGTTTTTACAACTATTCGCTGGTGCTGCTATGGCCGGATGGGTTTGTGTACCATTAGATATAAAGTGGAAACAGGATGAGCTCAAAGACAGAATTGCAATTAGTAATCCGGATGTGATTGTGACAGAGCGATATAAGGTAAATGATCTACCGAATGAAGAAGGAAGAGTAATTGAAATTGATGAGTGGAAAAGAATGATAGAGAACTATCTTCCTACATATAATCCTGTAGAAAGTGTACAAAATGCTCCGTTTTATATGGGATTTACATCAGGATCGACTGGGAAGGCAAAAGCATTTTTACGTGCACAACAATCGTGGGTTCATAGTTTCGATTGCAATATACATGATTTTCATATGAAAGAAGAAGATTCTATTTTAATAGCTGGGACACTCGTTCATTCTCTTTTTTTATACGGCGCAATAAGCGCATTATATGTAGGGCAAACGGTGCATATTATGAGGAAGTTTATTCCAAAACAAGTGTTGGACAAGTTAGAAATGGAACATATTTCGGTCATGTATACAGTTCCGACAATGCTAGAATCTTTATATAAAGAAAAAAGAGTAATAGAAAATGACATGAAAATTATTTCGTCAGGAGCGAAATGGGAAGCTGAAGCGAAAGGAAAAGTAAAGCATATATTCCCTGTTGCAAAAAAATACGAATTTTACGGTGCATCAGAACTAAGTTTTGTAACAGCATTAGTTGACGAAGAGAGCGAAAGAAAGCCAAATTCAGTAGGGAAACCTTGTCACAATGTGCAAGTGCGAATATGTAATGAAGCAGGAGAAGAAGTACCGAAAGGCGAGATAGGAACTGTTTATGTGAACAGTGATCAGTTTTTTATGGGCTACATATTGGATAAGGTTTTAGTTCCAGAGTTGACTGCAGATGGCTGGATGACAGTGCGAGATGTAGGTTATGAAGATGAAGAAGGCTTTATTTATATTGTCGGTAGAGAGAAGAATATGATTTTATTTGGAGGAATTAATATTTTTCCAGAAGAAATAGAAAGTGTATTACATGAACATCCAGCTGTTGATGAAATAGTTGTAGTTGGTGTGAAAGATAGTTATTGGGGTGAAAAACCTGTGGCCATCGTAAAAGGAAGTGCTACGAGGCAACAATTAATAAGTTTTTGCTTACAACGATTATCCTCGTTTAAAATACCGAAAGAATGGCATTTTGTAGATGAAATACCGTATACAGACAGCGGGAAAATCGCTCGTATTGCAGCAAAAAATATGATTGAAAACCGGGAGAAGATATATGAATAG
- a CDS encoding biotin transporter BioY gives MNTKNLVFVALFSSIMGVLGLIPPIALSITPVPITLQSLGVMLAGGLLGSRLGAISQLIFLLIVGVGAPLLAGGRGGFGVFVGPSAGYLLGYIVGAFVIGYLIERLREVSIIKVLCINLIGGIFVVYVFGITVQAFVMDISIWQTMKVSIAFLPGDCIKAIIAAILITKLHRSLKHIITPALKSGKYTNAG, from the coding sequence ATGAATACAAAAAACTTAGTTTTCGTCGCTTTATTTAGTTCTATTATGGGAGTGTTAGGGTTAATTCCTCCAATTGCTCTTTCTATTACACCAGTTCCAATTACATTACAATCACTTGGTGTTATGCTTGCTGGTGGATTGTTAGGATCACGTCTTGGTGCAATAAGTCAGCTTATTTTCTTACTTATTGTAGGAGTTGGAGCACCATTACTTGCTGGTGGACGCGGTGGCTTTGGTGTATTTGTTGGGCCAAGTGCAGGATATTTACTTGGTTATATTGTTGGAGCGTTTGTCATTGGTTATTTAATTGAGCGTTTACGTGAAGTTTCTATTATAAAAGTATTATGCATTAATTTAATTGGTGGTATTTTCGTAGTTTATGTATTTGGTATTACTGTACAAGCTTTCGTAATGGATATTTCTATATGGCAGACCATGAAAGTAAGTATCGCATTTTTACCAGGTGATTGCATAAAAGCGATTATAGCAGCAATTCTTATAACGAAATTACATCGTTCATTGAAACATATTATTACACCTGCTCTAAAGAGTGGGAAATATACAAATGCGGGATAA
- a CDS encoding long-chain fatty acid--CoA ligase: protein MMMNIPLTISSMMERAEKLFSKKEIVSRTHDTITTLTYKQLGERTRRLSSALKKLGIKEGERIGTLAWNHHRHVEAYFAIPGIASVLHTINIRLSPQHISYIIQHAEDRILLIDEDLVPLVEKIQSELSTVQAYIIMTDKDELPNTTLEPVYHYEKLLEEGDPNFQFVKDIDENTPAGMCYTSATTGNPKGVVYTHRSTVLHCMALGLADTAALSESDAAMAIVPMFHVNAWGLPFAATWFGSKQVLPGPMFTPKILLEMIQSEKVTLAAGVPTIWLGVLQELENNSYDLSSMTRILCGGAAAPKSVIKAFEQKHNVPFIHAYGMTETSPLVTLARLKSYETELSYEEQLEIRSKQGYLVPGVEMKVVGTNGEVKWDGTEMGELCLRAPWIAESYYNDERTVEGFRDGWLYTGDVVTVDEEGCVKIVDRTKDVIKSGGEWISSVDLENALMAHDAIFEAAVVAVPHPQWQERPVACVVQKKNSTVTKEEIYEFLKPQFAKWWLPDDIVFMEEIPKTSVGKFLKQALRKELEHLHKEK, encoded by the coding sequence ATGATGATGAATATACCGCTAACAATTAGTTCTATGATGGAAAGAGCAGAAAAACTGTTTTCAAAGAAAGAAATTGTTTCACGGACACATGATACAATTACGACGTTAACGTATAAGCAGTTAGGTGAAAGGACGAGAAGGCTTTCCAGTGCGTTAAAAAAATTAGGAATTAAAGAAGGCGAGCGTATAGGAACGTTAGCGTGGAATCATCATCGACATGTGGAAGCATATTTTGCTATTCCTGGTATTGCTTCCGTTTTACACACAATTAATATTCGTTTATCTCCTCAACATATTTCATACATTATTCAGCACGCAGAAGATCGAATTCTACTTATTGATGAAGATCTCGTACCGCTCGTTGAAAAAATTCAATCTGAATTATCAACTGTACAAGCTTACATTATTATGACTGATAAAGATGAACTTCCAAATACTACGCTAGAACCTGTATATCATTATGAAAAGCTATTAGAAGAAGGCGATCCAAATTTCCAATTTGTAAAAGATATTGATGAAAATACACCTGCTGGTATGTGTTATACGTCAGCGACTACAGGAAATCCAAAAGGTGTTGTATATACGCATCGTAGTACTGTGCTGCATTGCATGGCACTCGGTTTAGCGGATACAGCTGCTTTATCGGAAAGTGATGCGGCGATGGCAATTGTACCGATGTTCCATGTGAATGCTTGGGGACTTCCTTTCGCTGCTACTTGGTTTGGATCAAAACAAGTTCTTCCAGGACCGATGTTTACGCCGAAAATTTTATTAGAAATGATCCAATCTGAAAAAGTGACGTTAGCTGCCGGTGTGCCGACAATTTGGCTCGGTGTATTACAAGAGTTAGAAAATAATAGTTATGATTTATCTAGTATGACGAGAATACTATGTGGTGGTGCAGCCGCACCGAAAAGTGTTATTAAAGCATTTGAACAGAAACACAATGTTCCTTTCATCCATGCATATGGTATGACCGAAACAAGCCCACTCGTAACACTTGCACGTTTAAAAAGTTATGAAACAGAATTATCGTATGAAGAGCAATTAGAAATTAGATCAAAGCAAGGGTATCTTGTCCCTGGTGTAGAGATGAAAGTAGTCGGTACAAATGGTGAAGTGAAGTGGGATGGTACGGAGATGGGAGAACTATGTTTACGAGCGCCGTGGATCGCTGAAAGTTATTATAACGATGAACGTACTGTCGAAGGGTTTCGAGATGGGTGGTTATATACAGGAGATGTTGTAACAGTGGATGAGGAAGGTTGCGTAAAGATTGTTGACCGTACGAAAGATGTGATTAAAAGCGGAGGAGAGTGGATTTCTTCAGTTGACCTTGAAAATGCTTTAATGGCACATGATGCTATATTTGAAGCGGCTGTCGTGGCCGTTCCTCATCCGCAGTGGCAAGAGCGCCCAGTTGCTTGCGTCGTTCAAAAGAAGAATAGTACAGTAACGAAAGAAGAGATATATGAGTTTTTAAAACCACAGTTTGCGAAGTGGTGGTTACCAGACGATATTGTATTTATGGAAGAAATACCGAAAACATCTGTTGGGAAGTTTTTAAAACAGGCGCTTCGGAAAGAACTTGAGCATTTGCATAAAGAGAAATAA